One window of the Planctomycetia bacterium genome contains the following:
- a CDS encoding GspE/PulE family protein, whose protein sequence is MPDFIEILVRNKLLDEKKVAEAKKAARSSNTKLSDAIVKLGFCSVEFVTKAIAKSQGLEYVKLEGIEVPQQVVSLVPESFAREHGVLALSDDDGVLKVVMADPDELETIDKLQFILNRKIKVALAPKETIVTAVNKLYNRGDETARMMQEVSEQAIDFSEESVGPNDEAVDENSAPVIRLVQMIITEAVTARASDIHVEPFEDRVRIRYRIDGVLSERDSIPKRLLGPVLSRLKILAKIDIAERRRCQDGRIKVTVGKKDLDLRVSVMPTNHGQSVVMRLLDKDNIKVGLKQLGMSEEIFRQVNQLIRRPNGIILVTGPTGSGKTTTLYAGLNDLNRPDRKIITAEDPVEYYLPGINQVEVKHSIGLDFARIIRAMLRQAPNVILVGEMRDSETAEMGIQASLTGHLVFSTLHTNDAPSAITRMIDMGVPAYLVASSIIAILAQRLVRKVCEKCKYPYSPPEAVLEQAGLTPEQVSKAQFMKGKGCAHCNRQGYRGRVGIYELRMMTARVRELAFQGTSSQQLRRTAVSQGMHTLFEDGLNKAMRGQTTLEEVFRIAKRAEE, encoded by the coding sequence ATGCCCGATTTCATCGAAATCCTTGTCCGCAACAAGCTGCTCGACGAGAAGAAAGTTGCCGAGGCCAAAAAAGCGGCTCGCAGCTCGAATACCAAGCTGAGCGATGCCATCGTGAAATTGGGGTTCTGCTCGGTCGAATTCGTGACCAAAGCGATAGCAAAATCTCAGGGGCTGGAGTACGTCAAACTCGAGGGAATCGAGGTTCCGCAGCAGGTCGTCTCGCTCGTTCCCGAGTCGTTTGCACGGGAACACGGAGTGCTAGCTCTGTCCGACGACGACGGCGTTCTCAAGGTCGTGATGGCGGATCCCGACGAATTGGAGACGATCGATAAGCTCCAGTTCATCCTGAATCGCAAGATTAAGGTGGCTCTGGCACCGAAAGAGACCATCGTTACGGCTGTGAACAAGCTCTACAACCGGGGCGATGAAACAGCCCGGATGATGCAGGAAGTTTCCGAGCAGGCGATCGATTTCAGCGAAGAGTCGGTCGGGCCGAACGACGAAGCGGTCGACGAAAATAGTGCGCCGGTGATTCGCCTTGTACAGATGATCATTACGGAGGCGGTAACGGCACGGGCTTCCGACATCCATGTGGAGCCATTTGAAGATCGAGTGCGGATACGCTACCGGATCGATGGGGTATTGAGCGAGCGCGATAGCATCCCCAAGCGATTGCTAGGTCCCGTACTTTCGCGGCTCAAAATTCTGGCAAAAATCGACATCGCAGAGCGCCGGCGTTGCCAAGACGGCCGGATTAAGGTCACGGTCGGAAAGAAGGATCTTGACCTTCGTGTCAGTGTCATGCCCACCAACCACGGCCAGTCGGTCGTGATGCGGTTGCTCGACAAAGACAACATCAAGGTCGGTCTTAAGCAACTGGGAATGTCGGAAGAAATCTTCCGGCAGGTGAACCAGCTGATTCGCCGGCCGAACGGAATCATCCTCGTTACCGGTCCGACCGGCTCCGGCAAAACCACGACCCTTTATGCCGGTTTGAACGATTTGAACCGGCCGGATCGTAAGATCATTACGGCGGAAGATCCCGTAGAATACTACTTGCCCGGCATCAATCAGGTCGAGGTGAAGCACAGTATCGGGCTCGATTTCGCGCGCATTATTCGAGCTATGTTGCGCCAAGCGCCAAATGTGATTCTTGTGGGAGAGATGCGAGATTCTGAAACGGCAGAGATGGGAATCCAAGCTTCTCTAACTGGACACTTAGTTTTCAGTACGCTACATACGAACGATGCGCCTAGTGCTATTACGCGCATGATCGACATGGGCGTGCCCGCCTATCTGGTTGCCAGCAGCATTATTGCCATCCTTGCTCAGCGTCTTGTTCGCAAGGTTTGCGAGAAATGCAAGTACCCTTATAGCCCCCCTGAAGCAGTGCTTGAACAAGCTGGGCTGACACCTGAGCAGGTGTCGAAGGCGCAGTTCATGAAGGGGAAAGGGTGCGCGCATTGCAACCGTCAGGGATACCGCGGTCGGGTGGGTATCTACGAGTTGAGGATGATGACCGCGCGGGTTCGTGAGCTGGCGTTTCAAGGGACATCTTCGCAGCAATTGCGACGAACAGCCGTCTCGCAAGGGATGCATACCTTGTTTGAAGATGGGCTCAACAAGGCGATGCGTGGTCAAACGACTTTGG